In Rhodanobacter denitrificans, a single window of DNA contains:
- a CDS encoding YceI family protein: MRALKYLVFAGLLGAVVAAQAAPVTYKLDPAHTMVLFSWNHFGYSNPTANLGLGEGTLVFDEQHPAKSSVDVTLPLELLDTHVPALDEHLKKPDFLDAGKYPVVTFKSTAVQPLGGNKFKVSGNLTVHGVTRPVVLAATLNKIGPHPMTKAPSIGFDATASIKRSDFGVGAYVPNVSDELAIRITTEASVPKQAAAK; the protein is encoded by the coding sequence ATGCGCGCACTGAAGTATCTCGTTTTCGCCGGCCTGCTCGGCGCGGTCGTGGCGGCCCAGGCCGCTCCGGTCACCTACAAGCTCGACCCGGCCCACACCATGGTCCTGTTCAGCTGGAACCACTTCGGCTACTCCAATCCCACCGCCAACCTTGGCTTGGGCGAGGGCACGCTGGTGTTCGACGAGCAGCACCCGGCCAAGTCCAGCGTCGACGTGACCCTGCCGCTGGAGCTCCTCGACACCCACGTGCCGGCGCTGGACGAACACCTGAAGAAGCCGGACTTCCTCGATGCCGGGAAGTATCCGGTGGTGACCTTCAAGAGCACCGCCGTGCAGCCGCTGGGCGGCAACAAGTTCAAGGTCAGCGGCAACCTCACGGTGCACGGCGTGACCCGGCCGGTGGTGCTGGCCGCGACGCTGAACAAGATCGGCCCGCACCCGATGACCAAGGCGCCATCGATCGGCTTCGACGCCACCGCCAGCATCAAGCGCTCGGATTTCGGCGTCGGCGCCTACGTGCCGAACGTCAGCGACGAGCTGGCCATCCGCATCACCACCGAGGCCTCGGTGCCGAAGCAGGCCGCGGCCAAGTAG
- a CDS encoding Yip1 family protein, with amino-acid sequence MDFGKIIERIKAILTTPRTEWPVAAAEPASVQGLYAGYIAIVAALPVIAGFIKGSLIGAGAFGITVRTPIGMGIVGMVLHYVLVLAIVYVVALVINALAPTFGGQKDMVQALKTVAYSWTASWIAGIAVIVPWLGWLIAIAGAIYAIYLLYLGLPHTMKCPPEKAGGYTAVSVIIAIVLSWIVGAIVVGVIGTAAMTGASMGGMHVTGSNGDSVTVDSNSALGKLAAIGQRAEQAGKELDAAQKSGDSAAQSAAMGKMMGAMSGADGTVEALAPDQIKAFLPDSLGNLKRNSLSAERNSAMGMQISQASAGYAADNGQHITLEVSDTGGAKGFMSLAAAMAPEEEKQTEHGYEKTYSADGNLVHEEWDTQSKYGEYSVVVGKRFTVKANGNVDSIDQLKQAVASVDLAKLESLKNAGVKSN; translated from the coding sequence ATGGATTTCGGAAAGATCATTGAGCGCATCAAGGCCATCCTGACCACGCCCAGGACCGAGTGGCCCGTCGCCGCTGCGGAACCGGCCAGCGTGCAGGGCCTGTACGCCGGCTACATCGCGATCGTCGCCGCGCTGCCGGTGATCGCCGGCTTCATCAAGGGCAGCCTGATCGGCGCGGGCGCGTTCGGCATCACCGTGCGCACACCGATCGGCATGGGCATCGTCGGCATGGTGTTGCACTACGTGCTGGTGCTGGCGATCGTCTATGTGGTAGCGCTGGTCATCAACGCGCTGGCGCCCACCTTCGGCGGCCAGAAGGACATGGTGCAGGCGCTGAAGACCGTGGCCTACTCGTGGACCGCCAGCTGGATCGCCGGCATCGCGGTGATCGTGCCGTGGCTGGGCTGGCTGATCGCGATCGCCGGTGCGATCTACGCCATCTACCTGCTGTACCTGGGCCTGCCGCACACCATGAAGTGCCCGCCGGAGAAGGCCGGCGGCTACACCGCGGTCAGCGTGATCATCGCGATCGTGCTGAGCTGGATCGTCGGCGCAATCGTGGTCGGCGTGATCGGCACCGCGGCGATGACGGGCGCCTCGATGGGTGGCATGCACGTCACCGGCAGCAACGGCGACAGCGTCACCGTCGACAGCAACAGCGCGCTGGGCAAGCTCGCCGCGATCGGCCAGCGCGCCGAGCAGGCCGGCAAGGAACTGGACGCGGCGCAGAAATCCGGCGACAGCGCCGCACAGTCCGCCGCGATGGGCAAGATGATGGGCGCGATGTCGGGCGCCGACGGCACGGTCGAGGCACTGGCGCCAGACCAGATCAAGGCGTTCCTGCCCGACAGCCTGGGCAACCTCAAGCGCAACAGCCTGTCGGCCGAGCGCAACAGCGCGATGGGCATGCAGATCTCCCAGGCCAGCGCCGGCTACGCCGCCGACAACGGCCAGCACATCACGCTGGAAGTCTCCGACACCGGCGGCGCCAAGGGCTTCATGTCGCTGGCCGCCGCGATGGCGCCGGAGGAGGAGAAGCAGACCGAGCACGGCTACGAGAAGACCTACAGCGCCGACGGCAACCTGGTCCACGAAGAATGGGACACCCAGTCGAAGTACGGCGAATACAGCGTGGTGGTCGGCAAGCGCTTCACGGTGAAGGCGAACGGCAACGTCGACAGCATCGACCAGCTGAAGCAGGCGGTGGCCAGCGTCGACCTGGCCAAGCTGGAATCGCTGAAGAACGCCGGCGTGAAATCGAACTGA
- a CDS encoding malonic semialdehyde reductase, with product MSELLSEASLDQLFRHARTFNAWLPKEVSDEQLQQIYELAKFGPTSANSSPARVVFVKSRAAKAKLEPFLSDGNRAKTMEAPVTAIVATDHAFYEKLPKLFPHADARSWFVGNQPLIDTTAFRNATLQGAYLLLAARAVGLDCGPMSGFDNAGVDAAFFAGTSIKSNFLISIGYGDASRNLFARSPRLGFDEACTIA from the coding sequence ATGAGCGAGTTGCTTTCCGAGGCCAGTCTGGACCAGTTGTTCCGCCATGCCCGCACCTTCAATGCGTGGCTGCCGAAAGAAGTGAGCGACGAGCAGCTGCAGCAGATCTACGAGCTGGCCAAGTTCGGGCCGACCAGCGCGAACTCCTCGCCGGCGCGGGTGGTATTCGTGAAGTCGCGGGCGGCGAAGGCGAAGCTGGAGCCGTTCCTGTCCGACGGCAACCGCGCCAAGACCATGGAGGCGCCGGTGACCGCGATCGTGGCCACCGACCACGCGTTCTACGAAAAGCTGCCGAAGCTGTTCCCGCACGCCGACGCGAGGAGCTGGTTCGTCGGCAACCAGCCGCTGATCGACACCACTGCGTTCCGCAATGCCACCTTGCAGGGCGCGTACCTGCTGCTGGCGGCGCGGGCGGTCGGGCTGGACTGCGGCCCGATGTCCGGCTTCGACAATGCCGGCGTGGATGCGGCGTTCTTTGCCGGCACCTCGATCAAGTCGAACTTCCTGATCAGCATCGGCTACGGCGACGCCAGCCGCAACCTGTTCGCGCGCAGCCCGCGGCTGGGGTTCGACGAAGCCTGCACGATCGCCTGA
- a CDS encoding zinc-finger domain-containing protein: MSSPLSATVPLVPANAENRYEVTRADLPLSCPMPGTALWNSHPRVYLPIVDDGGETVCAYCAAHYVLRD; encoded by the coding sequence ATGTCGTCCCCCCTTTCCGCGACGGTGCCGCTGGTGCCGGCAAATGCCGAAAATCGTTACGAAGTGACGCGCGCCGACCTGCCGTTGTCCTGCCCGATGCCCGGCACGGCGTTGTGGAATTCGCATCCCAGGGTGTACCTGCCGATCGTCGATGACGGCGGCGAGACAGTCTGCGCCTACTGTGCCGCGCATTACGTGCTGCGCGACTGA
- the groL gene encoding chaperonin GroEL (60 kDa chaperone family; promotes refolding of misfolded polypeptides especially under stressful conditions; forms two stacked rings of heptamers to form a barrel-shaped 14mer; ends can be capped by GroES; misfolded proteins enter the barrel where they are refolded when GroES binds) gives MAAKEVRFGEDARSRILKGVNTLANAVKVTLGPKGRNVVLEKSFGAPTITKDGVSVAKEIELADKYENLGAQIVKEAASKTSDVAGDGTTTATVLAQAFIQEGLKAVAAGMNPMDLKRGIDKAVIAAVGELKKLSNPTANDKEIAQVGTISANSDTNIGDIIATAMKKVGKEGVITVEEGSGLENELDVVEGMQFDRGYLSPYFINNQQSQQVELDDPYILIHDKKVSNVRELLPVLEAVAKAGKPLLIVAEEVEGEALATLVVNTIRGIVKVAAVKAPGFGDRRKAILEDIAILTNGQVVSEEVGLSLEKTTIGDLGRAKRIVITKENTTIIDGAGEAEKIQSRIKQIKAQIEETSSDYDREKLQERVAKLAGGVAVIKVGAATEVEMKEKKARVEDALHATRAAVEEGVVPGGGVALIRALRAVEGLKGDNTDQNLGIAITRRALEAPLRAIVANAGEEPSVVLNKVKEGKGNFGYNAATGEFGDMVEMGILDPTKVTRTALQHAASVAGLAITTEAIVAELPKKEEHNHGAGGMGGGMGGMGGMDF, from the coding sequence ATGGCCGCTAAAGAAGTCCGCTTCGGCGAAGACGCCCGCTCGCGCATCCTCAAGGGCGTGAACACGCTCGCCAATGCCGTCAAGGTCACGCTCGGCCCGAAGGGCCGCAACGTCGTGCTCGAGAAGAGCTTCGGCGCCCCCACGATCACCAAGGACGGCGTGTCCGTCGCCAAGGAGATCGAGCTGGCCGACAAGTACGAGAACCTCGGCGCGCAGATCGTCAAGGAAGCCGCCTCCAAGACCTCCGACGTCGCCGGTGACGGCACCACCACCGCCACCGTGCTGGCGCAGGCGTTCATCCAGGAAGGCCTCAAGGCGGTCGCCGCCGGCATGAACCCGATGGATCTGAAGCGCGGCATCGACAAGGCGGTCATCGCCGCCGTCGGCGAGCTGAAGAAGCTCTCCAACCCCACCGCGAACGACAAGGAAATCGCCCAGGTCGGTACCATCTCGGCGAACTCCGACACCAACATCGGCGACATCATCGCCACCGCGATGAAGAAGGTCGGCAAGGAAGGCGTGATCACGGTCGAGGAAGGCTCGGGCCTGGAGAACGAGCTGGACGTGGTCGAAGGCATGCAGTTCGATCGCGGCTACCTGTCGCCGTACTTCATCAACAACCAGCAGAGCCAGCAGGTCGAGCTGGACGATCCGTACATCCTGATCCACGACAAGAAGGTCTCCAACGTCCGCGAGCTGCTGCCGGTGCTGGAAGCCGTCGCCAAGGCCGGCAAGCCGCTGCTGATCGTGGCCGAGGAAGTGGAAGGCGAGGCGCTGGCCACGCTGGTGGTCAACACCATCCGCGGCATCGTCAAGGTCGCCGCCGTCAAGGCGCCGGGCTTCGGTGACCGTCGCAAGGCGATCCTCGAGGACATCGCCATCCTCACCAACGGCCAGGTCGTGTCCGAGGAAGTGGGCCTGTCGCTGGAGAAGACCACCATCGGCGACCTGGGTCGCGCCAAGCGCATCGTGATCACCAAGGAAAACACCACCATCATCGACGGCGCCGGCGAGGCGGAGAAGATCCAGTCGCGCATCAAGCAGATCAAGGCGCAGATCGAGGAGACCTCCTCCGACTACGACCGCGAGAAGCTGCAGGAGCGCGTGGCCAAGCTGGCCGGCGGCGTGGCGGTGATCAAGGTCGGTGCCGCCACCGAAGTCGAGATGAAGGAAAAGAAGGCGCGCGTCGAAGACGCTTTGCACGCGACCCGTGCGGCAGTCGAGGAAGGTGTGGTCCCCGGCGGCGGCGTCGCGCTGATCCGTGCGCTGAGGGCGGTCGAAGGTCTGAAAGGCGACAACACCGACCAGAACCTCGGCATCGCGATCACCCGCCGCGCGCTGGAAGCGCCGCTGCGCGCGATCGTCGCCAACGCTGGCGAAGAGCCGTCCGTGGTGCTCAACAAGGTCAAGGAAGGCAAGGGCAACTTCGGCTACAACGCCGCCACCGGCGAGTTCGGCGACATGGTCGAGATGGGCATCCTGGATCCGACCAAGGTGACCCGCACGGCCCTGCAGCATGCCGCGTCGGTCGCTGGCCTGGCGATCACCACCGAGGCGATCGTCGCCGAGCTGCCGAAGAAGGAAGAGCACAACCACGGCGCCGGCGGCATGGGCGGCGGCATGGGTGGCATGGGCGGCATGGATTTCTGA
- a CDS encoding LTA synthase family protein gives MPLNSAHPLAHWRVVVPRVGLLLLLALAFVLLTGLLDGGIGVTPLRLFDQARYPLANAWPGLLLAGLLLAISRRALLSFALAFLLQGLLYAVNVLKVANLGTPLLPDDFRIVGQLHKGGMHILSGYLPHSPWPYLGLLAAVALIVAAWRLEPPLFARRTRGARLLGGSVQALALASMLVGLPAWAKVYNAKTLWLEPWSTISTTTHSGLVSALMLFHLEYGKGEHKPDRAEAARLIEQSTPALLQSMQAPGAAGELPDIVVVQSESFFDPSIMRGYEHSNFAPNLRRLAAHGSSGKLHVPTFGGGTIRTEFEFLTGLSLRYFDNLQFPYLQMSHKALPGLVRTLSRHGYSTLALHGNDPAFWNRTAAFKAIGFDRFVSQSSFPPIAANDGKYMADSAMTDEIMTQLKDDGPPQFIFAISIEAHGPYDVEPARIAERDAIPVPEGIEGRDKLELQTYLYHLKHADAELGRLVKLLAQRQRPSVVLFYGDHLPALSNSYQIAGFVDGGDMLGQAGVWLLVDPKHPGKRRTTDTASWLLPGKLLAHVGIHDDPYFALTELVGPQLAALTEASGAPPLAEGDAQQQLDQAMASIDQLRMKDKLDSLLPRPAAPAATGALAHGDAAPGPSSAAVR, from the coding sequence ATGCCCTTGAACTCCGCCCACCCACTCGCACACTGGCGCGTCGTCGTTCCCCGCGTCGGGTTGCTGTTGTTGCTGGCGCTGGCCTTCGTGCTGCTGACCGGGCTGCTGGACGGCGGTATCGGGGTGACCCCGCTGCGCCTGTTCGACCAGGCGCGCTATCCGCTGGCCAACGCCTGGCCGGGCCTGCTGCTGGCCGGCCTGCTGCTGGCGATCAGCCGCCGCGCGCTGCTGTCGTTCGCGCTCGCGTTCCTGCTGCAGGGGCTGCTGTACGCGGTGAACGTGCTGAAGGTGGCGAACCTGGGCACGCCGCTGCTGCCGGACGATTTCCGCATCGTCGGCCAGTTGCACAAGGGCGGCATGCACATCCTGTCCGGCTACCTGCCGCACAGCCCGTGGCCGTACCTGGGCCTGCTCGCCGCGGTGGCGCTGATCGTCGCCGCGTGGCGGCTGGAGCCACCGCTGTTCGCGCGCCGTACGCGCGGCGCGCGCCTGCTCGGCGGCAGCGTGCAGGCGCTGGCGCTGGCCAGCATGCTGGTCGGCCTACCCGCCTGGGCGAAGGTCTACAACGCGAAGACACTGTGGCTGGAACCGTGGTCGACGATCTCCACCACCACCCATTCCGGCCTGGTCAGTGCGCTGATGCTGTTCCATCTCGAATACGGCAAGGGCGAGCACAAGCCCGACCGCGCCGAGGCGGCCCGGCTGATCGAGCAGTCCACGCCGGCCCTGCTGCAGTCGATGCAGGCGCCGGGCGCCGCTGGCGAGCTGCCCGACATCGTGGTGGTGCAGAGCGAGTCGTTCTTCGACCCGAGCATCATGCGCGGCTACGAGCACAGCAACTTCGCGCCGAACCTGCGCCGGCTCGCCGCACACGGCAGCAGCGGCAAGCTGCACGTGCCCACCTTCGGCGGCGGCACCATCCGCACCGAGTTCGAGTTTCTCACCGGGTTGTCGCTGCGCTACTTCGACAACCTGCAGTTCCCCTACCTGCAGATGAGCCACAAGGCGCTGCCGGGGCTGGTGCGCACGCTGAGCCGGCATGGCTACTCGACGCTGGCGCTGCACGGCAACGACCCGGCGTTCTGGAACCGCACCGCCGCGTTCAAGGCGATCGGCTTCGACCGCTTCGTGTCGCAGTCGTCGTTCCCGCCCATCGCGGCGAACGACGGCAAGTACATGGCCGACAGCGCGATGACCGACGAGATCATGACCCAGCTGAAGGACGACGGCCCACCGCAGTTCATCTTCGCCATCAGCATCGAGGCGCACGGCCCGTACGACGTCGAGCCGGCCCGCATCGCCGAACGCGACGCGATCCCGGTGCCCGAGGGCATCGAAGGCCGCGACAAGCTGGAGCTGCAGACCTACCTCTACCACCTGAAGCACGCCGACGCCGAACTCGGCCGGCTGGTGAAGCTGCTGGCCCAGCGCCAGCGGCCCAGCGTGGTGCTGTTCTATGGCGACCACCTGCCCGCGCTGAGCAACAGCTACCAGATCGCCGGCTTCGTCGACGGCGGCGACATGCTGGGCCAGGCCGGCGTGTGGCTGCTGGTCGACCCGAAGCACCCGGGCAAGCGCCGCACCACCGACACGGCGTCATGGCTGCTGCCCGGCAAGCTGCTGGCGCACGTCGGCATCCACGACGATCCGTACTTCGCGCTGACCGAACTGGTCGGCCCGCAGCTGGCCGCGCTCACCGAGGCCTCCGGTGCGCCGCCGCTGGCCGAGGGCGACGCGCAGCAGCAACTCGACCAGGCCATGGCCAGCATCGACCAGCTGCGCATGAAGGACAAACTGGACAGCCTGTTGCCGCGGCCGGCGGCGCCGGCGGCGACCGGCGCCCTTGCCCATGGCGACGCCGCGCCGGGGCCGTCATCCGCTGCCGTCCGGTGA
- the glnE gene encoding bifunctional [glutamate--ammonia ligase]-adenylyl-L-tyrosine phosphorylase/[glutamate--ammonia-ligase] adenylyltransferase gives MSHPESAALQALIDDRYGDLAARCRAAGVPLHDDAGVAERIRRTLLASDFAFDVWCRQPQLLAPAGLERLRSGSDASARSDALKLPADEAACMTVLRRFRHAEALRLVFRDVNALDELPETLSATSVLYEVLLELALGWSERALAARYGASRDHDGALQRLLVIGFGKLGGSELNFSSDIDLVLAYPQGGHSDGARALDNSEYFVRLGRQLVRLLNEPTMDGICARVDLRLRPFGNAGRLALSFAAMEQYYQNEGRDWERYAWIKARPVAGDRVAGKQLQELLRPFVYRKYLDYTAFAGLREMKALIGAEVARKDLADNLKLGAGGIREIEFIVQLTQLIRGGREPSLRVRGLLGALTACEARGHIGAARARMLREAYVLLRRVENRVQMLRDAQTHDIPADALSRERIALSLDYPDWDSLHAALVKQRAVVSEEFAAVLMPQGGRAARVPAADLVLWQRACDESLEAATLEASGFAPGDELADALLKLPQAAAVRAMSPRSRERLDHLMPQLLDAARATTAPVPSLLRLCRLMQAVARRSSYLALLEEQPPARRRLVRLFADSAFLAERVIAQPLLLDDVLDPRIDQLPFKRADITAEIARVLGTLEEREAEAELERINEFKASTAFRLGLAFNDGRADAVATARRLAALAESVVGAVLALAERELVAQHGRLPGEGSGFSVLGYGSLGGEELGFASDLDLVFVYDGRRAHALSDGARPIEGSRWYQRLAQRVMNWLTVLTRGGRLYEVDTRLRPDGSKGLLVSSLDAFMAYQQSRAWTWEHQALLRARPVAGDGTLNAELAAVRRAILAVPRERATVLAEVASMRARWRAERDRSDERRLDLKQGHGGLLDIEFALQGLVLAHAAAQPALLGVTANAGLIEACRVAGLLDNDQAAVLGVAHADLLRRALACTLDLRSRIAPRDAELAQLCASVREVTDALGFAFG, from the coding sequence ATGAGCCATCCCGAATCCGCCGCGCTGCAGGCGCTGATCGACGACCGCTACGGCGACCTGGCTGCCCGCTGCCGCGCCGCCGGGGTGCCGCTGCATGACGATGCCGGCGTGGCCGAGCGGATCCGGCGCACCCTGCTGGCCAGCGATTTCGCGTTCGACGTGTGGTGCCGCCAGCCGCAGCTGCTGGCGCCGGCCGGGCTGGAGCGGCTGCGCTCGGGCAGCGATGCCAGCGCGCGCAGCGACGCCCTGAAGCTGCCGGCGGACGAGGCCGCCTGCATGACCGTGCTGCGCCGCTTCCGCCATGCCGAGGCGCTGCGGCTGGTGTTTCGCGACGTCAACGCCCTGGACGAATTGCCGGAAACGCTGTCGGCCACCAGCGTGCTGTACGAAGTGCTGCTGGAGCTGGCGCTGGGCTGGTCCGAACGCGCGCTGGCCGCGCGCTACGGCGCCAGTCGCGACCACGACGGCGCGCTGCAGCGGCTGCTGGTGATCGGCTTCGGCAAGCTCGGCGGCAGCGAGCTGAACTTCTCCTCCGACATCGACCTGGTGTTGGCCTACCCGCAGGGCGGCCACAGCGACGGCGCACGCGCGCTGGACAACAGCGAGTACTTCGTGCGGCTCGGGCGCCAGCTGGTGCGCCTGCTGAACGAGCCGACCATGGACGGCATCTGCGCACGGGTCGACCTGCGCCTGCGCCCGTTCGGCAACGCCGGGCGGCTGGCGCTGTCGTTTGCCGCGATGGAGCAGTACTACCAGAACGAGGGCCGCGACTGGGAACGCTACGCCTGGATCAAGGCGCGCCCGGTGGCCGGCGACCGCGTCGCCGGCAAGCAGCTGCAGGAGCTGCTGCGCCCGTTCGTGTACCGCAAGTACCTGGACTACACCGCGTTCGCGGGGCTGCGCGAGATGAAGGCGCTGATCGGCGCCGAGGTGGCGCGCAAGGACCTGGCCGACAACCTCAAGCTCGGCGCCGGCGGCATCCGCGAGATCGAGTTCATCGTGCAGCTGACCCAGCTGATCCGCGGCGGCCGCGAGCCCAGCTTGCGCGTACGCGGCCTGCTCGGCGCGCTGACTGCGTGCGAGGCGCGCGGCCACATCGGCGCGGCACGCGCGCGCATGCTGCGCGAGGCGTACGTGCTGTTGCGCCGGGTCGAGAACCGCGTGCAGATGCTGCGCGACGCGCAGACCCACGATATCCCCGCCGACGCGCTGAGCCGCGAACGCATCGCGTTGAGCCTGGACTATCCCGACTGGGACAGCCTGCATGCGGCGCTGGTGAAACAGCGCGCCGTCGTCAGCGAGGAATTCGCCGCCGTGCTGATGCCGCAGGGCGGCCGCGCTGCCCGCGTGCCGGCCGCCGACCTGGTGCTGTGGCAGCGCGCCTGCGACGAATCGCTGGAGGCCGCCACGCTGGAAGCCTCCGGCTTTGCGCCCGGCGACGAGCTGGCCGATGCCCTGCTGAAACTGCCGCAGGCCGCGGCGGTGCGCGCGATGTCGCCGCGCTCGCGCGAGCGCCTCGACCACCTGATGCCGCAACTGCTCGACGCCGCCCGCGCCACCACCGCGCCGGTGCCCAGCCTGCTGCGATTGTGCCGACTGATGCAGGCGGTGGCGCGGCGCTCATCCTATCTCGCGCTGCTGGAAGAGCAGCCGCCGGCACGCCGCCGGCTGGTGCGGCTGTTCGCTGACAGTGCGTTCCTGGCCGAGCGCGTGATCGCGCAGCCGCTGCTGCTGGACGACGTACTCGATCCGCGCATCGATCAATTGCCGTTCAAGCGCGCCGACATCACCGCCGAGATCGCGCGCGTACTGGGTACGCTGGAGGAGCGCGAGGCCGAGGCCGAGCTGGAGCGGATCAACGAGTTCAAGGCGTCCACCGCCTTCCGTCTCGGCCTGGCATTCAACGACGGCCGCGCCGACGCGGTGGCCACCGCGCGCCGGCTGGCCGCGCTGGCCGAGTCGGTGGTGGGCGCGGTGCTGGCGCTGGCCGAGCGCGAGCTGGTGGCGCAACACGGTCGCCTGCCCGGTGAAGGCTCGGGTTTTTCCGTGCTGGGCTACGGCAGCCTCGGCGGCGAGGAGCTGGGCTTCGCCTCCGACCTGGATCTGGTGTTCGTGTACGACGGTCGCCGCGCGCACGCGCTGAGCGACGGTGCGCGGCCGATCGAGGGCTCGCGCTGGTACCAGCGCCTGGCCCAGCGGGTGATGAACTGGCTCACCGTGCTGACCCGCGGCGGACGCCTGTACGAAGTCGACACCCGCTTGCGCCCGGACGGCTCCAAGGGCCTGCTGGTCAGCAGCCTCGACGCGTTCATGGCCTACCAGCAGAGCCGCGCGTGGACGTGGGAGCACCAGGCGCTGCTGCGTGCGCGGCCGGTGGCCGGCGACGGTACGCTCAACGCCGAGCTGGCCGCAGTGCGCCGCGCGATCCTGGCGGTGCCGCGCGAGCGCGCCACCGTGCTGGCCGAGGTCGCCAGCATGCGCGCGCGCTGGCGTGCCGAGCGCGACCGCTCCGACGAGCGCCGGCTCGACCTCAAGCAGGGCCACGGCGGCCTGCTCGACATCGAATTCGCGCTGCAGGGGCTGGTGCTGGCGCATGCGGCCGCGCAGCCGGCCCTGCTCGGCGTCACCGCGAACGCCGGGCTGATCGAGGCCTGCCGCGTCGCCGGGCTGCTCGACAACGACCAGGCGGCGGTCCTCGGGGTGGCCCACGCCGACCTGCTGCGACGCGCGCTGGCCTGCACGCTCGACCTGCGCTCGCGCATCGCGCCGCGCGATGCCGAGCTGGCGCAGTTGTGCGCCAGCGTGCGCGAGGTCACCGACGCGCTGGGCTTTGCGTTCGGCTGA
- a CDS encoding mitochondrial fission ELM1 family protein, whose amino-acid sequence MLKLQGECWVITDHAAGNQRQALALAEHLQLPLRHLVLQPRAPWSWLAPRLELGGRLALPIQQRRLFTPPWPAVAIGCGRAAALFTRMLRRLSDGQCYTVQILNPRIDPARWDTVIAPRHDQLDGPNVLRPLGSLNSVDDEWLADGRESCPRFAEPPQPRVGVLLGGPRQGIALNADYAHRLAARLLERQHREGGSLLVLGSRRTSPALVDVFRQALRGVPGLLWAGPDDGRNPYPGVLGWADRLVVTPDSVNMLSEACAVGCPVETLVTAPLPAKLARFHQSLREAGRLHDLGDAASAPPVPPLRETAAIAAALRERIARQQAAQLAD is encoded by the coding sequence ATGCTGAAACTGCAAGGCGAATGCTGGGTGATCACCGACCACGCCGCCGGCAACCAGCGCCAGGCACTGGCGCTGGCCGAACACCTGCAGCTGCCGCTGCGCCACCTGGTGCTGCAGCCGCGGGCGCCGTGGTCGTGGCTGGCGCCACGGCTGGAACTGGGTGGCCGGCTCGCCCTGCCCATCCAGCAGCGCCGCTTGTTCACGCCGCCGTGGCCGGCGGTGGCGATCGGCTGCGGTCGCGCCGCCGCGCTGTTCACCCGCATGCTGCGCCGGCTGTCCGACGGGCAGTGCTACACCGTGCAGATCCTGAACCCGCGCATCGACCCCGCGCGCTGGGACACGGTGATCGCTCCCCGCCACGACCAACTCGACGGCCCGAACGTGCTGCGCCCGCTCGGCTCGCTGAACTCGGTGGACGACGAGTGGCTGGCCGACGGCCGCGAATCCTGCCCCCGCTTCGCCGAGCCGCCGCAGCCGCGCGTGGGCGTGCTGCTCGGCGGCCCGCGCCAGGGCATCGCACTGAACGCCGACTACGCCCACCGGCTCGCCGCACGCCTGCTCGAACGCCAGCACCGCGAGGGCGGCAGCCTGCTGGTGCTGGGTTCGCGGCGCACCTCGCCGGCGCTGGTCGACGTGTTCCGCCAGGCCCTGCGCGGCGTGCCCGGGCTGCTCTGGGCCGGCCCCGACGACGGCCGCAATCCCTACCCCGGCGTACTCGGCTGGGCCGACCGGCTGGTGGTCACGCCCGATTCGGTGAACATGCTCTCCGAAGCCTGCGCCGTCGGCTGCCCGGTCGAAACCCTGGTCACCGCACCGCTGCCGGCGAAGCTCGCGCGCTTCCACCAATCGCTGCGCGAAGCCGGCCGGCTGCATGACCTCGGCGATGCCGCGTCGGCGCCGCCGGTGCCGCCGCTGCGCGAAACGGCCGCGATCGCCGCCGCGCTGCGCGAGCGAATCGCACGGCAACAGGCGGCGCAACTGGCGGACTGA